The Aspergillus oryzae RIB40 DNA, chromosome 5 genome segment ATCCCCAACAATGATTAACTGACTATGGACTAATGTATGCTGATCCCTCCAGAGAGATGTGTAGgaaatcatcttcttttgaAACCGAAATGCAGGGTAGGGTTGAGTCTTGCGCACAGTCCCCCTTTCTTCCAGACTGGTCTCCGCTATGCCGGGCACTATGGTTGTAATGACTTCCCGTCTACTCGTCACAGACCCTCATTAGCGGTGTCATCCCGCCGTCGGTCCTCTGGGAGGCTGACGAGGCCGATCCTCCATCGAATGCGGATGTAGCGAAGGAATTGGCTGGATGTTGATCCGGAATGGACTATCTAGGCAGAATGTCTTTGACTAGTATGCCTGCGCGCTAGTATAGGTACCGTTTGTGCGGATGACGCCTCCCAGGCGTTCAAGCGTGTAGGTCTGAACTCCTCTCAACTTCCACGATCATTTATTCGCCGCCAGACCTCGGACCGTATTTGCCCGTTTGGGACAGCCACGAATTGCCCCCAACCCCCTCCCTTCCTATCGCCATCCTTTCCAAAATCTCCCGAGACTGGGGATTGGACTATACGCGAAGTAGGGCGGCGTCATTTAACATCCAGCCAGAGTCCTCGGGAGGAGGTCTAGTTCCTTTAGTCTGCGTGTAGTGCGTCCAGTTCCAGCTGCCTGAATGGAGTCTAGTTCTTCCTCTAgaccctcttttcttttttctttctgatgcTCATTGGTCACAGTACACTCGATGCAATAATACACATGCGTAAGTATTCTTCCAAGAGATCTGAGCCCTTTGGGATGACCGTTGTTCAACAACTCTTGATACGTGAGAcctctatttttttttttttttttgtactGTCTTATcagttttttctttgagagacatctctctctcccttgtcTTTCTCATTCCTCTATCAAACCTTACTAGAGTATAGATTCAGATTACTAGGATATTAGAATCAGCCATATCATTTTGACCGCCCCCACAACCTATTGGAGCTTCCGATTCACGTGAACTCGGTACGTCGCTGAAACAGAGATTGGGCGTTGATGTTTCATTCAATACACACGTTAGAGATATGACGACGGCTGATCAGTCCCCACGATTGGAATGGGTCAACCACTCCAGGGTGAGGCAATGGAGGAATGGCGTCGAATCCTCTATCCAGTCAACATCCATTCCAGTATTACCTATTAGTTAACATTAGTTAACATCGTCGTAGCCAAGGCCTGCCCGACAGGCGACGACCGGTGCACATCATCCTGTCCTCAAGTTCTCGTCAGGGGCGGAGCCGTGGTTGGATGGCTGGGATCCACCTGCAGCTAAACCCCTCAATCTATGTCCATGTCCACAGGCCAGGTGCTgtcctctttttttttccgtcctttttttttttttttttctttctttcttttatcaATTCCCTCGCGAGTTTCGAggtgggaaagaaaggaggggaaTAAAGAGGTGGATGGAGAATAGACAAATACCCAAtagtgtactccgtattgtCTGTACATACCCGACCAACGACGAGGGGAAATGTCTGTGCGTCCTGCTgatatacagtacagtacaatacagtacagtacatacaagCGGACTGATCCCCTTCGGACttgagagggaaagagggaCCAGATGGAAGTCTATACAGATTAaccataataataataagattAAGAATCAAGATAGGTTCTCTATAGTGTTCGATCTACTTTCCATCTATCTTCTTCTATCTGTAAGGTGCGTAAAGGTTAAATAAATGACCATAGAATGAAGAATCGACTTAATTAATTTAGGAAAGAGATCACAATTTCAACcaatatcaagagaaaaagaataattaGAATcagaagaaattcaagaaTACAACAATCCAACTTCACAGTTGATTCCGACATATCTTTATTCTCttcaattttatttttgatgtTTCCCgccttttttattttatttttgttttatttcccctcctcctctctccacgAAGTCCGCCCCCCCAAAAAACCAAGGCTCTGCTCTCATTCTCTTTCGCAGGTTCGACACACAGCCCCCTCCTTCGCTGGTGTCTGGCTTTTCCCCAACCAAAATTCCCCCCCATCCTATGAAGTATCATGGGCACCCAGCTCCACCTTAATACGTGCCCCTGGGCATCCATGGCACCGGGGACTGACTATTACTTGACTAGCTATGGCTCTGTACCACAACTAGACTACTGCTAGACCCTCCCTGGTACTACTAAGATAGTTGCCCGCTACTATTACCTGACTAGTTTGAAGTGTCTCTATACCATGACTGGTTACCTTATTGTTTAGTTAGTGCCGTTAGTTAAGGATCAACTGTTCTGTACGTCTAACCATCTACGACTGATAGTCTGTTGTCTCTATCAATCCATCCGTTACATGCCAGACAGACCGAGAGGATTCTCTCCGAGAAGATAGACAACAACTGACTTACTGTATGCATCTACTTGCTTAACGCTATCCCCATATCTGCTAGATCACAtccccatcttcatcgacCATTATAACCCACTTcgtttcccccctcccttcgCACGGCAACTCTCGCACAtacctcctcatcttctcccatcTATGAGTTTATTCCCGACTTAGGGCCAAATGCGACAAGCCATCCCTCATTTTTTCTCAAACGCTTTTTAGTATTTTTCGTAATTTGAATTAAAAAAGCCCGTTCTATATAATTTGGGTTGACGGTTTTCTTTATTTAATCTGTGCCCGGACGCAGTTCAACAGCAACTCGATCTCCGGTCAATTTCCACAGACACCCCCTCTTTTGATTTTCGttcccctccttttctccttaaGAGAACTACCCTGACCGATGCAGGCCGGTATTCCCTGGACGGGTAGCCTTTGCTGATTGAGTCATTCCTTACTGTCTCGTGAACCTCCGATTTTCAACCGGGggacaaggaggaaaagaaacaaaaaaaaatattaggagagggaagaaaaatataatcatacaacaaaaagaaagagaagagttGCGATACCCAAAGGAACGAGACCTGAGaacgaagccgaagaagataccAATACCTAATAGTGGACGTCACTACTGCTGCTCGAACTAAGGTTGAGAAGCAGTTACCAGCAAACCAAAACCGAAACAGTTGAAACGGGGTACCTGCTTCTGCCATCCCCCACGCCTTTTTTGGATTCTTCAGAGTAAGTCAAGTCTATCTCACTCCCCTGTTGGTTTCTCGTTTAATTTATTCGTCTGGTTATTTTTATGATGTTTCTTATTTGATCGTTGGAAGTATGGGGTCGCTGTACTCTAAATCttcctgtttttctttcttttttttgaTATGCTCCTTTAAACCTGATTTCCCACGTGAAAACCTGCAGTGTTCGTTTTATTTTGCATGATGACTGTTTTAttgtattattttttttttctaaatcGCCATTCCTTCCAAGGAGAATAAATAATATTCTCCATGAGATGATGATCCGATGACTTGGTCGTTGAGTTTTCCatcattttattttttttttatttcttatttttattttatttcttatttttattttatttttctgtttcgGTGGTATGTCTCTCCAGTTCGTTATGAAAGTTGTGACGTGCCCCAGTtctttataaaaaaaaagaaaaaagaaaaagaaaaagaaaatccatCCGAAAGGTTGCCTCCAGACTTTGGAGCTTTCCCTTGGGAGTGATGGATCCGCGATGGCCTCATGGAGGAAGATCCACCAGCGACCAGTTGCGGATTTGCCAGCTCCTTGGGATCGCTAGTTGCACCCCACCCCACCCATCCTCATTTTCTGCCTCTGGGCCCTCTCTGCCTCCTGCTCGGGCCTGCGCTTTTTGGGTCGCCCCGCCCGCACACGCCGGTCACTCTTCACGGTCTGGGTTGTCTTGTCACCGTGTCTgtgtctcttcctcctccctGCAAACCCGCACTATGCCCGGCTGTGGTCTAGTTTGGCTTGCTTTCTGCCCATTCATCGGCATCCAGTCTgctctctttttctgatttgatttcatgaatattctattttttttttttttatgaatattctattttcctttttttgtgttttgttATTTCTCTCAATCTCATTTGATTTATgattattcttattatttttctttgggcCAACTTGCTCTTcgatcatcatcgtcatcatcatcaggaAGGGGTTaggggatttttttttttaataatcttctatttttttttatttttatttttttatattttcgATTTTTtgaaaaatcaaaaaatccagaatggaaaaaaaTAGGGAAGAGCTCTTACAATACCTTACCCTGGACGAACCCTGCAGTCTGTTATGTGAATCTTGATCATTTAAATTCctcttattttatttctttgcCTTTCGGATTTAGTCTATAATTTTTAAACCTTTGCCCCATCCTGcccaatatcttcatcttgtttTGGtccctttttattttttgatttgttttttACCTCCCAAGGATGTTTCAAGTTGTTCTCTGATATTTCCACAACTCTTGTTATTGTTTCGTTTTCGATTCTCAATTTCGTCTGGCGCACCGGTGGCTGTTCTGAACCCCCAAAAGTGGATAAATCGGCTTACACTCCCTCCTCCGGACCCAGGCACCCCAGACTGCGCAGTCACTGTCTTCACAGAGTGTAAGCCGAATTGatccttctctctcttttgcttcttataatttgatttctttcGCTCCTTGTTGCGAGTTTTGACGAACGAAAATCGGGGTTGATCTGACCCATCTTGCAGGCCTAACTCTTGGAATTCCCGCAGCGCTTTCTCTGGTTCGGGGACGAGTCTAGTCATAAGTCAACACTTTACGATCCCGATCGCTATCCGTGGAACCAGAGCTCCGGTCGACCCAGTAATTGCTTAGGGTGATTGAATCTCTCCGGATCCAACCCTTCTTTCCTGACGAAAGACCtgggcaaagaaaaggacgggCCCGTGCTTGCTGTCGATCCGGGTCGCCCACGTCTGGGTGATCCTTCAACTCGTTGAGAGGAGGGGATTTTAAACTTGCGCCATCATCCCTTTTCTACGGTTCACCGTCCGCTTTGACTCCCCATCAACCTGTCATTCCCTCCTAAACTTCGCCCCGGGAAGGTCGACTGGACATTTGCCTCCCCCTCCCGAATTCTCCCATTCTCCAAGCTCCAGTTTTTCTCCAGTGTGATTACAGCGCAGGAGTGCGAGAGCTTCTCATCGATTTATTTAACCGTACATTTCTGGCAGTCGCGATTCAGAGAAATCGCGGGTCTTGTGTATGCTATCCTCCTTTCTGCGGGTTGGGAGTGACTACTTTGTTGAATAACCATTTAGCCCGCGAAACCTTGATCAGCGGTGGCCTTAACTTTGATCGATTTTACCTCTCTGGCCCCCTTTGAACTAGGTTCGAACCTACAACTACCATAAACAATGGTCAACGGCACCACCACGGTGTTGGAGCCTACCTTCACGGGGTACGTTGCGACAACGCAAGATGCATTAATCCTGTTCGAGGCATGTTTGACCGGTGTCCTGCATCATGTGCCCCGCCGACCTCACGATCGTGAGCGTGGACATTTGGTCCGGAGCGGAAGCGTGTTTATCTACGAGGAAAACTCATCGGGAATCAAGCGATGGACAGACGGCGTCACTTGGAGTCCGAGTCGCATTCTGGGCAACTTCTTGGTTTATCGAGAGCTCGAAAAGCCATTCCCCCCGggcgagaagaagcgagcgatgaagaaggcCAACCGACGGCCGGTACCTCCAAGCAGACCCGGGGAGCCCTATCCACGCCATGACAGCAACGGTAGCCAAGGCTattctccttcgtcaaccGGGACGTTCGGAGAGAGATCGCACCAGTCTGATGTGGAAAGAGCGCTAGTCGGTTCCTTGGTGGATTCATACGGCTTCAAGGACTCGGGTTTGGtcaagaagacgatgagtgTGACTGTTTCCGGTGTGACGCACCATCTGGTGTCATACTATAGCGTGGAGGATGTGATGAGGGGTATCTTAAACCCGCCGTCGATGGTTGAATCACTGAGATTTATCAGGCCCCGGGCAGAACTGACCCAGAAGCAAAGCTTCCGGGCTCCCATTGATGATCTAGAGACTGGCGGCATGGAGAATCTAAATGACCCGTCTCATGCGTTGTACGGATATCGTCCTCCGCAGTTGGTGGCTCCCTCAGGGTATGGCATGCCGAATCCTCATCCCGAATTCTATATGCACGCGAACCCTTATGCGGCGACCCATCCGCCACAGTCGGCGCCGATGACGGCGTATTCAATGGCCGGATCAATCCCTGCACAGCCGGCTCCCAATCCTTATCTTCCTGCTCCATCAGCTCCGACCCAGATCCCACAGAAACCCGACGACTATCCGCAGTTCCGAGCTCCAGCACAGTATGGAACGAGCTTCGATGCGCTTAACCATAATCCTCTTTCGTCGTCCATTTCATCTGCCATGGGCGCGGCTATGCCGAGCTCCTTGAGTGACCGTAATCGGTCCCACTCGGATCACAGCCCCTCAGCTTATCGGAACTCTTCGATTTCCTCACGAAGTGTTGCAACCGATGCAACCTCACCGATGGACCCTGCCACTCCAGCTACATATTCACGGGGTAACAGTTTCAGCCTAGCGGGGCAATTGGATGGGGCGTCGCACCATTCTGTGGAACAGCGCGGCATGGCGGCCTTTGACCCTAGTATCCCTCGTCGGGAGTCGAATCCAATTCCTACCCCTTATTACACCGGAGGCGACAGACATCCGTACTATGTGGGCGCCACCGCTCCAGCGGCTCATGCTAACTACCCTGTCTCCACTTGGACGACGGCTGCTCCAGCTCAACCGCAGGTATAATCATTGTTGATCCAGCCCCTCTacttggtttttttttttttttcttcttttccctctttttattcttaACACCTAATTTTTCTCACGTTATacgctttttctctttccggcGGAAGGGCGGCAATTTGGGAATAGACTCTGCATATATGCTACGGATGATTACCCGGATGATTACTGCTCTTAGAGGAGATACCGGTGgttccttttgtttcttcgaacGTTATATTCGTGTTATTCCCCCTACGATGATGTGATGCACTGCAAAATTCCCTCTCTTTAGTTCTAGCCTTCGTTCGTACTATTTCTGCCGTTTGGGTGGTGTCTTTTCGTTATTATTATCCTTTCTGGAAGCAATTTTCTCTGCGTGTCGCTCTAATGTGATTATGATCAATGGGTCGGTTTGGGTGGCACGGTTTGGGGCGGTTATCTGTGGTATTTGTTTGttcgttttcttcctttctttatGTTTGTTATTTGTCATGATCATATCCTTACTGTGTTCTGTGGGAGGATGCCGTGAATTCTGGTGTATATGGAAGCGCGAGCCGCAGGTTTACCAGTCGGTTCGATGCAACGCTGGCTTGCAGAACCGCCTCGCTATTTATCTCTACTCCCTTCTGCGAGTGTTTCATGCGATGTTCAGCGAGGAGCTGGTGATATTATTACCCTGTGTCTTTTCTCGGGCCCTTTCTGCGATGGTGCCCGGGCCGTTGTCGACTGCAAGATGATCTCGGGTACTGAAGCAGCGTTGTGCAGGAGATGTATATGAGAAACGTTTACTTCTCTTGTATCATTTGTGATGGATGGTTTTCGCGGGTATCTTATCATTTGGGAGGGACGACTCTTTTTGCATCTCTCACGTTcatgtttttcttttgtttcaatTCACGATATGCACATGTGGGTGGTTTTCTGTTCGACTCGATCGATATCCGGCTCCTCGTATTCGGGAAAAGTAGGGTCAATTCAAGTATAATTATCTgtatttctttgctttcctttctccataaCTTGATAccatctccttttttctcccgTCGGTCTGTCTTTTCTGTTAGGGTTACCCTGGTGAATGTCATAACCATGACCCGTTTACATCTACGCAAACAACAATGCTATACACGACCTCAACCCTGAAATCAAGGACAGTGGATAACAGAACAAGACAGCAGAGAAAAATTGAAGATGTCACCGTAACAAATCCACGCAACCGACGAAACAAGGTTCCATACCCCAATCCACCTCACCCGACAGAATCTCTCACCAGCCACAGTATCATACACATCCCTACATATCAAAGTttaaaagaaacaagagaaataagaaaaacaaaacaaacccTCGGCAGAACAGAGGATACAAAAGTTAACTTAAATCCAAATGCGTTAAGTAAGGTCAGGGtctcccctctctcttcccctcc includes the following:
- a CDS encoding camp independent regulatory protein (gluconate transport-inducing protein), which encodes MVNGTTTVLEPTFTGYVATTQDALILFEACLTGVLHHVPRRPHDRERGHLVRSGSVFIYEENSSGIKRWTDGVTWSPSRILGNFLVYRELEKPFPPGEKKRAMKKANRRPVPPSRPGEPYPRHDSNGSQGYSPSSTGTFGERSHQSDVERALVGSLVDSYGFKDSGLVKKTMSVTVSGVTHHLVSYYSVEDVMRGILNPPSMVESLRFIRPRAELTQKQSFRAPIDDLETGGMENLNDPSHALYGYRPPQLVAPSGYGMPNPHPEFYMHANPYAATHPPQSAPMTAYSMAGSIPAQPAPNPYLPAPSAPTQIPQKPDDYPQFRAPAQYGTSFDALNHNPLSSSISSAMGAAMPSSLSDRNRSHSDHSPSAYRNSSISSRSVATDATSPMDPATPATYSRGNSFSLAGQLDGASHHSVEQRGMAAFDPSIPRRESNPIPTPYYTGGDRHPYYVGATAPAAHANYPVSTWTTAAPAQPQV